The genomic region TGTACAGAAAACCTACAATTATAGTATACAATAAGGACTGGAAATACGCTGCTACATTTGAGGACAGTAAATTATATGCATCAATTTTGGGGGTAGCATTTCTTGATGATCCTTCCAATTGGTCTACTAAAGATGAAATTTTAAAATATATTGAGAATCCTAAGCAACCAAAGGTGTATACTCCTGGCACGGAGAGGCTTGTAAGCGTGGTGTTGAATGATATATGAAATATTAAAAATAATAGACGAAAATAGGGAATTTTTAAAGAAAATGGGTTGGATAGTTTCTGATCCTTATTCTTTTGAATGGTGGGGTGGATTAAAATCCGCTGATGAAATAGCCATTTCCGCATTTTTAGTGCAAATGACTAAATGGGAAACAGTAACCAAGGTTATAGAGAACTTAAGAAGAAAAGGGTTAAATTATATTGATAAAATAGCAGAACTTCCTTTACCTGTTTTGGAAGATCAGATTCGCAGCGTTAATTTCTATAAAACTAAAGCTAGAAGACTTAAGAATTTTAGTGAAATTGTAAGTAAAAATGGTGGGCTAAAAAATTTTTTAACAGTAGAAAATAGAGATAAAATCCTGGAAATCGAAGGTATAGGAGAAGAGACTGCAGATTCTTTACTGCTTTTCGCAAATAATCAACTTGTTTTTCCTCAGTCTGAATACTTAAGGAGAGTTCTTTCAAGAGTTTTAAATAAGAAAATGAATAAAAAAGAGGCTAAAATTTATGTTGAAGATAACTTAAAGAAGGATCTTTTTCTATATAAACTCTTCCATGCCGGAATAGTCTCTATAGGTAAGGCTTTTTGTTATCTAAATAAGCCCAAATGCGATAAATGCATTCTTAAACCTTTATGCAGAAACAAATATAATGAAACTTTATGAATATGAAGGAAAGCTTCTATTTTCTAAAGTAGGGATAAAAATACCTCACGGAATAGTAACTGAAGGTAATATAGATTGGAAAGGAAAAGCTGTTGTTAAAGCTCAAATTCTAGAAGGTGGAAGAGGAAAAAGAGGACTTGTTAAGGTAACTGATGATGTTAACTCTACAATACAAGAGATGAGAAAACTAGGCATAAATAAATTTCTAGTTGAGGAATATATTCCCCATGATAGAGAAGTTTATCTTTCCATGATTCTTGATAGAGATACTGCAGAACCTATGCTAATAGCCTCACCTCACGGTGGAATTGATATTGAAAGCTCTGGTGAAGTAAAGAAGTTTATAATTCCTATAGAAAGGGGACCTAGGGGATATGATATAATAGAGATAGAAAAATATTTAGGCGTAAAAGGTTTATCTCAAGTAATTCAAGGCTTATACAAGATTTTTACAGAGTACGACGCTGAGCTGGTAGAAATTAATCCGTTGGCTGTAACTGATAACGGCGTAATACCTCTTGATTCCAAAGTGATCTTAGAGGATAATGCACTTTACAAGCACCAGGATTTTCTAAAGGAAATTGGCAGGGAGTATTCTCCAGATAGTTATGTAGAACTTGATGGAGATATAGGAATAATCGGCAATGGAGCAGGTTTAACTATGGCCACAATGGATATGGTAAAACTAATGGGAGGAAACCCTGCAGATTTCATGGACGTAGGAGGAGGAGCAGATAGGGAAAGAGTTAGATATTGTGTTATAAAAGTTGGGTCAAATCCTAAGGTAAAGAAAATCCTTGTAAATATCTATGGCGGTATAACTAGGTGCGACGAGGTCGCATTGGGAATTGTTGATGCGTATAATGTGATAAAGAAGCCAATATTCGTTAGATTAGTCGGAACTAATGAGGAAGAAGGTTGGAAAATCCTTAAGGAACATGGAATTAATTTTTATGAAAACCCAATAGACGCTGTGAGGGATGCACTACGCTGATAAATAAGAACACTAAAGTTCTTGTTCAAGGAATTACTGGAAAAGAAGGATCATTCCATACGAAATTAATGCTTGAATATGGTACGAAGATAGTTGCTGGCGTTACTCCGGGTAAAGGAGGCTCTCAAGTTTACGGAGTCCCTGTTTACGATACAGTAAAAGAAGCTATACAAGAGCATGAAATAGACGCTAGCATAATTTTTGTTCCTGCCAAATTCGCTGTGGACGCTATTTATGAAGCAATAGATGGCGGTATTCCGTTAATAGTAGTAATTACTGAGCACATTCCAGTTTTGGATATGGCAAAAGTTGTGCATTATGCTGAGAAGAAGGGAGTTAGAATAATAGGTCCGAATTGCCCTGGAATAATAGTTCCTGGTGAGTCATTACTGGGTATAATGCCTTCACGTGCTTTTAGGAAAGGTAAGATTGGAATAGTTTCTCGTTCCGGTACGCTTACTTATGAAGTAGCTGAAATCTTGAAGGATTTTGGACAGTCCACTGTGATCGGAATAGGAGGAGATCCTATAATAGGGACTAAGATGCAGGATATAGTGAAGATGTTTGATGAGGATAAAGATACTGAGGAGATTGTAATAATAGGTGAAATAGGAGGTACAATGGAAGAAGAAGTTGCTAAAATGAAGAAAGAAGGAAAGATTTCTAAAAATATAGTAGCTTATATTGCCGGTTTAACAGCACCTAAGGAAAAAAGGATGGGGCATGCAGGTGCTGTAGTATACATGGGACTAGGTACTTATGAGAGCAAGGTAAATGCCTTTAAGGAAGCAGGTATTAAAGTTGCTAAAACTCCGTTTGAAATAAAAGATTTGATTTTTTCTTAATTTTTATTGTCCTCTGGGTTTTATTGTTATAGTTCCGTTATCTTCGTCTACTTCCAGCATATATTTTGTACCGAATTTCTCTACCATGGACTTTGGTATGTATAGGTTCAGTGGTAGTGTATAGTATTCATATTCGTAGACCTTGCCCCTAACTAGTTTTTTGCCAACTAATCTTTTTGCTTCAACTTCTCTCTCTTTCATAAGATAGAATCTTTTCTTACTCTTTTTAAAACTTTTGCATATCATCTTTTTAAATCTTTCATTAAATTTAAATTTCTTTAAATCAGTTTAAATTTTTGACGTAGTTCATAAAAAACTATTTCGTTAACAAAGTTTAACAGATCAACCTTAAAAAGTGATGGTTGTATATCTGTTTCTGTTATTCTTATTTTTAAATAGTATAGCTCATTAAAAAAGTTAAATAAAGCAATATACACACAATCATTATATTCACAATCTGGGCCATGATCTAGTCTAATTTTTTCATTATTTACACTGCTTACTATCTTTTGTGTTCCCCAATCTATTATTGTACATACATTAATTCCGCCTAAATAATCCTGGTTAATTATTATTCCAATTTTATCATATCTAGTATTTCTTTTAATCATATCCACCTTATACATTCTTGTAGAATTTAGAATTTCTATGAGATCAAAATAGCTAATATTCATTAGAAGATCTTTATCTTCTATGTATATGTAAAGCTCGTCGGCAATAAATGGAGAAATGTGTATTCTACCAATATCTATAGCACTCTCTACATCATTAAAGAATCCTTTATTGTCCCTTTTGGCAAATTTGATCATTACTAATTATATTGTCTTAACCGATAATTAAATATACTATTCCTACTTTCTTTCATTATGCCAGTTCATATCTTAGCAAATAAAGGGGATGTTGCAGAAAGAGTTTTAATAGTTGGAGATCCAGGAAGAGCGAAATTACTTTCTTCGCTTCTACAAAATTCTAGATTAGTTAACGAAAATAGAAGTTTTTTAGTATATACTGGAAAGTATAACGGAGTAGATATAAGCATAGCTACTCATGGAATAGGAGGGCCGTCTGCAGCTATAGTTCTTGAAGAGTTGATAATGTTAGGCGGAAGAACATTTATTAGGTATGGAACTACTGGAGCATTGATTCCAGAGATTAATTTAGGTGAGTACATCATAGTTGCAGGGGCATCATACAATCACGGTGGTGTGGTTTATCAGTATTTAAGAGAGGATAGCTGTATTGCCGCTACTCCAGATTTTTACATTCTTAATAGCCTAGTCCAGAATTTTCAGAAAGAAGGTTTGAAATTCCATATAGGGAACGTATTTAGTAGTGACGCTTTTTATGCAGAGGATGAGGAATTCGTAAAAAGATGGTCATCAAGAGGTAATATTGCAGTAGAAATGGAGTGCGCAACAATTTTTGCAGTAGGAAGAATGAAAGGAGTAAGAACTGGAGCAGTTCTAGTAGTTAGCGATAATTTAGCAAAAGGAGGCGTGTGGATAAGCAGGGAAGATCTAGAAAATAGTGTCATGAGAGGTGCAAAAGCAATTTTAGATACTTTGAGTAAGTTATAAAAATGAAGCTAATAAGGGATCCAATACATGGCTATATAGAAATTTCCGATAAGATGAATAAAATTATTTCCGACCCGTATTTTCAAAGACTAAGATATATTAAACAAACTGCAATGGCTTACATGGTTTATCCTAGTATGTTACATTCAAGATTTGAACATAGTCTGGGTGTAATGCATTTAGCTAGGGAATTTGCTAGATACGTAATTTCTAATAGTGGATTAAAAGATGAAGAAGGACTTATACAGATGATAGCTTTAACAGGATTACTCCATGACATAGGTCATGTAGCTTTTTCTCACACTTTTGAGAATTTTTTGCTATTAGCTAATCAAGTTTACGGATTAAAAGTCAAGGAAGAAGGTAAGAAAACTCACGTAAATTATGGCACGTACTTAATAGAGAATGTACTAGGAAGTATAATTGATAAGGAATTTACCGAGTTCTATCCGGATCCTGTAAAATTTATTATAGACGTTTTAAAGGAGAGTCCTAGAAATTATGAGGAAAAATTAGCTTTATCGCTAATTTCAAATTATGTTGATGCTGATAGGAGTGATTATTTATTAAGAGATTCATATTATGCTGGAGTAAGTTACGGTAGGTTTGATATAGAAAGACTAAAGAGATTTCTAGTTTTTATAGATGGAAAACTTGCAATTTATAGTAAAGCCACTCCAATAGTTGAGCAATTTTTACTTTCTAGAATGTACATGTTTGAGAACGTATATTTCCATAGTGTTACTGGAGTATATAACGCTATATTATCTCACGCAATGGTAGAAATGCTTGAAAAGAATATTATTAGCCTTCCTACGGAGCCTAAAGACTTCTTACAACTTTTGGATATAGAAATTTACTCTAATTTAGATAAAGTAAAGGAAGAATTTAAGAACGCAATAATGTTTAGACAAGGATATAAAAGGATAAAATACGACATAACTGGTAAATGTCTAGAGAAATTTAACGAAATTAAAGACGAGATTTATGAAGATATGAAGGAGAGTCAAGGGCTTTTTCTATACCACGAGTTTAACGATGTGCCATATGAAGAGAAAGAAGAAGCTGTTTACATCTTTGATGGGGAGAGAGTTGAAAAATTAACATCTGTTTCGCCAATAATTAGGTCGTTAAGCGAGATAAAGAAAGCGGTAATCGCTTATAGCAGTAAGGCAGAAAAAGTTGCTGAAAAATATGAAAATGTGATTCAAGAATGCAAAACCTTGGGTCCTTGACCTGGTGAAGTTATTATATATTTTAAATTAAGATCTTGGAGGAAGTTTATTACTTCTTTCATGTGTTTCTTTGTAGTAAAAATATGAGGGTTGGGGCCAGCATCAAAAGTGTAACCTGCGTGTCCAAAATCTTGCACCCACCTCATTATCTTAAACGACATATCGTTAAGATAGAAAAAGGAAGGCCAAGAATCTAAAATCACTGCATGCATGCTATTACTATGCCTCATTGTTAACTCGAAAAATTTCTTTTCATCTTTTTTCCTTATGCTTTCTATAACGTCATTAAATGTTTCTTTTATAAAATCTAACCTACATTTCATTAAATAAGAGGATCTAGTAGAAACTTCCATGCCCTCCCTCGATGATACTTCTTTCTTTTCATCACTAACTATTGCTATAATATCAACAAGGTCTTCCCAGTAGTTAGGAGGGAAAATTTGATAACAAAAAGAATCTTCGCCGTCTTCTCTTTCTCCTTTTTCCCACACAACAAATCCTCCTTCCGTGCTTCTACATGCACTTCCGGAACCTATTCTCGCTATTTTAGAAAGTTCCTTTTGAGTTAAGCCTAAACCTAAGGCTTCATTACTAGCGTAAACTAATGCTGCAATACCTGCAGCTGATGATGCTAAACCAGAAGATGGAGGAAAATTTGTTGTTGAGATAACTTTAGCGAACAAGCGCTTACCATAAATTTTCCTGAAAATATTAAGAACTCTTCCTGCGTAATTTAAAGTCTCCTTTTCGCTCAGTTTCTTTCCGTTTATTATTACTTCATCTTTTGAGAATTCCTCGCTAAATATAACCTTTGTTCTTGCGTACAGATTATCGAGGCTTATCGAAATTGAAGAGTTCAAGGGAAGATTGAGTTCAGCATTCCTTTTTCCCCAGTATTTAACTATTGCAATATTTGAAGGTGCTATAGCTTCTCCTTCAAGTTTCATTTAGACCATCATCTTCTTTGATTTCAATTAATTTTAATCCTTTTTCTTTCCATTTTTTCCTCACTTCGTCTAAATTTTCCCCAAGTGCAAATATTACATCCCCTCCACCTGCCCCTGGCAATAAAGATATGTAAGCACCGTTATCTTCAGCAATTTTTATTAGTTCCTTATCCTTTTCGCTCTGCAATTTAACGCCAATAACATCTTCTGCTAGAACATTTAGTAAATCTCTAGCTAATTTCGCATGCTGAGAGGCTTCATCTACTTTGCCAAGCTTAAGTAGTTTTATTGCTGTATCGTTCTCAATGTTAATTTCTCGTAAAAATTCGATAAACTTTTCGTCATCTTTCTTTTCAATAAACATTTTAACTAAATTTACGGTCTCTGAGCTTCTTCCAGTGAATCCTAAAAGCATCTCATATTTATTTCCTAGTCTTAATCTTTCTATTTTCCAATCACGCTTATTAAGGTCAGTAAACCTCTTATAAATTATACTTCCGTAGACCGCGGCAGCTATATCGAATCCACTTCCTATTCCTTTTTGTCTAATGAAATTTGCCTCCTGAGCTAATAAATGAATTTCATCAGTATCTATCCTTCCTTTAATTTGATTATATAAGCATGCTGTAAGAGCTACTGTAGCTGCAGATGAACTTCCTAAACCTGTTTTTTTACCGTTTATCTGAAAATCTTCATCATTAAATAGTCTTATTTTAAGCCTCGGAATATCTCCAAGGTGATTCTTTATTACATTCACTACACTTTCTATAAGCTCATTTCCCTTCTCATAAAATGTTCCATAAGTAGTTTCAAATATTAGTTTATCAGAAGGGGTTGCCTCACACTTGACTCTCTTATTTATTGCAATTACGTGAGATAATCCTCCAAATACTACTGCATAACTTCCTATCCAAAGTACTTTTCCTGGAGCAGATATCATCGGATTTATTATTCTGCTGTAGTAGAAATATGTGATGGATTTTCTAGATAAGAAAAAAAGGTTAGTATTAATAGCAATAGCACAAAAGGGGGCATCAGGTTTAACTTATGACGAGTTATTATCAACTTTCCTAATTTTCATGACAAGGAATACACTACAAAGTATAGTTGAGGATCTTTACTTTTCTGGATATATTAATATATTGAGGGATGATAAGGAAGTTAGACTAATAGCAAGCAGGAAAGTAAGAAGTAGTTTAGTTGCTTTGGATTTCCAGAGATACAAATTATTGAAATTTCTTGAAGAAGTTAAGAAAAAATCAGAGGAAATTTCAAAACTACAGGACAAGAATTCTCAGCTCGAAGAAATTAAAAAAATAGGTAAGGAGGGATTAGAGCTAATCTCCTCAGGGCTTTTAACATTGTATAAAGAGTTTCCGGAGTTTACAATTCCAGAATATATTGAAATAATAGAAGTAATAAATAATGAGGTCTTAGCTAAGTTATCTCCTTTGATAACCCAACAGATGACAGAAGAAGATTTGAAACAATTTTTGAATTTAATATCAAAGTATTTAGGAGAAAAGGAAGCTGAGGTTCTAAGTGAAGCTCTAAAAAGAATTTAAAAGAAACGTTTATAAAGAATAAGTGTTACCTTATCATATATGAAGAGTAAGAGAGACCAACTTGAAATTATAATGGATGTAATGGAGGTAATTAATGATGGCTATGGTAGTAAGTCGTCTATAATGAAGTATGCTAACTTGAGTAATACACTCCTAGAGAAATACATTAGCATATTAACAAGTAAAGGTCTCATAAAATACGAGGATGGCCATTATAAGATGACTGAAAAAGGTATAGCGTTACTAGAAAAATTAAGGAAAATTAGAAAGCTACATTTAGAACTGTCTGAGCTTATTAACTCTGTTTCAGAAGAATTATATTGATGTTAGAATCTTATACACTAATAGTAAATTTGCTATACGTTAGTTTACTTTTAGAGACTTCTTTGCTTTTCTATTTTGTATCAAGGAAGTTAAATAATCTTCCTTATTTATGGAAGGATGCTAGATCATTATATTCATTAAGAATTTTTAGTGAGGTATTAGATTTACTCTCTTCTACGGATTTGTTAGATGATGGAATGATTGGGGCAAATTTTAATATAAAATCGGAAGCCTTACAGAAATTTCTAGAGAAGGAAGTTAAAGGCGTAGGGTCCAAGATAAAAATAATCAATACTTATATTTCGTCTATGGAAAAGATTGATGCATACATAAGCGGAATTTCTAGCACCATAAAGGAAATATTTTACTTAATTTTAGCTTCTATAATTTCCTTTGCTTTATATTTTATACCCGGTTTTTCTCTTGACGGTTTATTTTTAGGTTTTTCTCTAGGCTTAAATATAATTTCGATGTATTATACAATTTATTCTTATTTAGTTTATAGGGATGCAATGAAAAAAATTATGGAAATAAGAAGCAACAAATTATGAAGCCGCTGATAAAATTTTCTTTGCACACTGTTTTAGATCTTCACTTATTTTTCCCCAAATATTATTTATGACAGAGTAAACAAATTTTGGCCTACCTATCTTTTTCTCTTCTATTTTTATTCTATTTACTAAACCTACGTCCATTAACCTCTTTAAACTAGTTTCTGCCGTTGTTTTACTAAAGCCCATTATTTGAGCTAATTCGATTGATGTTATTGGCTTATTTAATTCAATAAGCTTAAATAAACATTCTACATCAGTTTCAGATAACCTATAGCAACACTTTATGCTCTCCTTTTTATTCTTCAAGTCTTCTTCCATAATTAATTTTTTGGATAAACATATTAAAAACTTTATCTATTTTTCTTTCACTTATTTTGCATAAGCTTATTATACTCTTTGTACATGCACCTATCTTGTATTACAATAATTCCTTCCTTTTCTGCTAATTTAGCAGCATCATCGTTTCTTATTCCTTCTTGAAGCCATAGTACTTTTACGTCTCCTTTCTCTCTTTTTCTCTTTATTACCTCCTCTACTATTTTTGGAACTTCTGATGATGGCCTAAATACTTCTACTACGTCAATTCTATCTGGTATTTCCAAGATTGAAGAGTAGCTCTTCTTTCCTAGAATCTCTTTTGCTGTAGGATTCACTGGTATTACGTTATAGCCATGCTCCATTAAAAATTTAGGAACATAATGAGAGGGCTTTGAAGGATCTTTAGAAAAACCTATAGTAGCAATATTTTTATAATTTTCAAGAATAAATTTTATTAAATTTTCTTCACTTTCCATACTTTTACTATATAAACAAGGGTTAAAATTCGTTTTTAATTTCATTTCGTAATATTCCTATTCCCGGTACTTCTACTTCCACAACATCTCCCGGCTTTAAATATTCTTTATTTCCAAATTCTGCAACTCCTGCTGGAGTACCAGTAGTTATTATATCTCCTGGCTCTAAGGTAATTCCATTGCTTAAATAAGAAATTAGTTCCTCTATAGAAAATATCATATCTTCTGTAGACCCTTTTTGTACAATCTTCCCGTTAACCCTTGTTATTATTTCTAATGGAAAAGTTATTTCGTCCTTACTTACAACCCAAGGACCTATAGGTAAGCCAGTATCTAAAGACTTTCCCATAACCCAATTTAACCCATAAGGGTGAATTTCTGGAAATTGATAATCTCTAAAGCTTACATCATTAATAATTGTGAATCCAAATACATAATCCATTGCTTCTTCCTTTTTTATATATTTACCTCTTTTACCTATTATAATCCCAATTTCTCCCTCATAATCAACCTTTCTAACTCCTCTAGGTATGATTATTGAATCTCCGTGAGCTATTATAGAATTATTTCCTTTCATAAAGAAGTAAGGCTGTTTAGGTGGCTCAATTGAAGACTCCTTGGAATGAGATCTAAAATTAACTGCAGGCAAAAATACCTTGTTGGGAAATATTGCAGGCAAAAACTTAGATAACTTAACTTTTCTGTAACTTTTAACATTTTTAAATAGATCAAAAGCTTTTACCACATTTTTTGAGTCTTCAAGCACGCACTCGATTCCCTCAAAATCCGGAACATAAAATTCGTCATTTATTACAAAAACTGTTGTCTTTTTTCCATTCACTAAACCTTGTGTAAATCTCATAGAACCTCAAATGTGGAAAATCCTAAAAAGATTATGGTTAATAGGGATATTGCCACATTTATTGGTTTGTCGAATTTTCTAGGAATCATATTTAATGAACTTAATGCAAATATTGATAATGTAGACGAAAGTATGAATATCCCTACTATAGCTGTAGAATAAATTATATTATCCAGAGATATAGCAAGAACTACTGTAATTATCTTAGAAGGCGTGACTACTAATGAACCTTGAAGGAGTCCCATTTCTTTTGGTTCTATCTCAAATTCTTTCCCTAATAACGCAGAAGCAAGTAGAATTAAGGCTACACCTATTCCTATTAAATTGCCTATAATATTTAGATAAACAGAATTAATGGAAGTTATAATTAGTATTATGGTCAAAGGTATAGCTAATATTACAAATCCTAAAGAATGAAATAGGGAAAATTTTAGAATTTTAACAGAATTTTTCAAAATTCTTGCAGTAGCTATATGATCTGGATCTAGCCCATGAGTTAATCCTAAGAGGGTCACTATTAATGCGTCCTGAAAGAACATCATAAGTAATACAAAGCATGCATATAAAAATTACTTATTGACACTATAAAAATTAATAATTGACACCATGAGAATTACTACCAAGAAAAAAGTCTTTAACTTTCTCTAAACGCTTTTCCAGTCGCTTCTAATAATGCCTTCATCATACCTAAGGCATAGGAGGCATCCTTA from Acidianus ambivalens harbors:
- a CDS encoding CoA-binding protein: MESEENLIKFILENYKNIATIGFSKDPSKPSHYVPKFLMEHGYNVIPVNPTAKEILGKKSYSSILEIPDRIDVVEVFRPSSEVPKIVEEVIKRKREKGDVKVLWLQEGIRNDDAAKLAEKEGIIVIQDRCMYKEYNKLMQNK
- a CDS encoding phosphomevalonate kinase, encoding MISAPGKVLWIGSYAVVFGGLSHVIAINKRVKCEATPSDKLIFETTYGTFYEKGNELIESVVNVIKNHLGDIPRLKIRLFNDEDFQINGKKTGLGSSSAATVALTACLYNQIKGRIDTDEIHLLAQEANFIRQKGIGSGFDIAAAVYGSIIYKRFTDLNKRDWKIERLRLGNKYEMLLGFTGRSSETVNLVKMFIEKKDDEKFIEFLREINIENDTAIKLLKLGKVDEASQHAKLARDLLNVLAEDVIGVKLQSEKDKELIKIAEDNGAYISLLPGAGGGDVIFALGENLDEVRKKWKEKGLKLIEIKEDDGLNET
- a CDS encoding endonuclease III domain-containing protein; translation: MIYEILKIIDENREFLKKMGWIVSDPYSFEWWGGLKSADEIAISAFLVQMTKWETVTKVIENLRRKGLNYIDKIAELPLPVLEDQIRSVNFYKTKARRLKNFSEIVSKNGGLKNFLTVENRDKILEIEGIGEETADSLLLFANNQLVFPQSEYLRRVLSRVLNKKMNKKEAKIYVEDNLKKDLFLYKLFHAGIVSIGKAFCYLNKPKCDKCILKPLCRNKYNETL
- a CDS encoding HD domain-containing protein; its protein translation is MKLIRDPIHGYIEISDKMNKIISDPYFQRLRYIKQTAMAYMVYPSMLHSRFEHSLGVMHLAREFARYVISNSGLKDEEGLIQMIALTGLLHDIGHVAFSHTFENFLLLANQVYGLKVKEEGKKTHVNYGTYLIENVLGSIIDKEFTEFYPDPVKFIIDVLKESPRNYEEKLALSLISNYVDADRSDYLLRDSYYAGVSYGRFDIERLKRFLVFIDGKLAIYSKATPIVEQFLLSRMYMFENVYFHSVTGVYNAILSHAMVEMLEKNIISLPTEPKDFLQLLDIEIYSNLDKVKEEFKNAIMFRQGYKRIKYDITGKCLEKFNEIKDEIYEDMKESQGLFLYHEFNDVPYEEKEEAVYIFDGERVEKLTSVSPIIRSLSEIKKAVIAYSSKAEKVAEKYENVIQECKTLGP
- the mvaD gene encoding diphosphomevalonate decarboxylase, whose amino-acid sequence is MKLEGEAIAPSNIAIVKYWGKRNAELNLPLNSSISISLDNLYARTKVIFSEEFSKDEVIINGKKLSEKETLNYAGRVLNIFRKIYGKRLFAKVISTTNFPPSSGLASSAAGIAALVYASNEALGLGLTQKELSKIARIGSGSACRSTEGGFVVWEKGEREDGEDSFCYQIFPPNYWEDLVDIIAIVSDEKKEVSSREGMEVSTRSSYLMKCRLDFIKETFNDVIESIRKKDEKKFFELTMRHSNSMHAVILDSWPSFFYLNDMSFKIMRWVQDFGHAGYTFDAGPNPHIFTTKKHMKEVINFLQDLNLKYIITSPGQGPKVLHS
- a CDS encoding winged helix-turn-helix domain-containing protein encodes the protein MKSKRDQLEIIMDVMEVINDGYGSKSSIMKYANLSNTLLEKYISILTSKGLIKYEDGHYKMTEKGIALLEKLRKIRKLHLELSELINSVSEELY
- the sucD gene encoding succinate--CoA ligase subunit alpha produces the protein MNKNTKVLVQGITGKEGSFHTKLMLEYGTKIVAGVTPGKGGSQVYGVPVYDTVKEAIQEHEIDASIIFVPAKFAVDAIYEAIDGGIPLIVVITEHIPVLDMAKVVHYAEKKGVRIIGPNCPGIIVPGESLLGIMPSRAFRKGKIGIVSRSGTLTYEVAEILKDFGQSTVIGIGGDPIIGTKMQDIVKMFDEDKDTEEIVIIGEIGGTMEEEVAKMKKEGKISKNIVAYIAGLTAPKEKRMGHAGAVVYMGLGTYESKVNAFKEAGIKVAKTPFEIKDLIFS
- a CDS encoding succinate--CoA ligase subunit beta; its protein translation is MKLYEYEGKLLFSKVGIKIPHGIVTEGNIDWKGKAVVKAQILEGGRGKRGLVKVTDDVNSTIQEMRKLGINKFLVEEYIPHDREVYLSMILDRDTAEPMLIASPHGGIDIESSGEVKKFIIPIERGPRGYDIIEIEKYLGVKGLSQVIQGLYKIFTEYDAELVEINPLAVTDNGVIPLDSKVILEDNALYKHQDFLKEIGREYSPDSYVELDGDIGIIGNGAGLTMATMDMVKLMGGNPADFMDVGGGADRERVRYCVIKVGSNPKVKKILVNIYGGITRCDEVALGIVDAYNVIKKPIFVRLVGTNEEEGWKILKEHGINFYENPIDAVRDALR
- a CDS encoding purine-nucleoside phosphorylase — translated: MMPVHILANKGDVAERVLIVGDPGRAKLLSSLLQNSRLVNENRSFLVYTGKYNGVDISIATHGIGGPSAAIVLEELIMLGGRTFIRYGTTGALIPEINLGEYIIVAGASYNHGGVVYQYLREDSCIAATPDFYILNSLVQNFQKEGLKFHIGNVFSSDAFYAEDEEFVKRWSSRGNIAVEMECATIFAVGRMKGVRTGAVLVVSDNLAKGGVWISREDLENSVMRGAKAILDTLSKL
- a CDS encoding fumarylacetoacetate hydrolase family protein produces the protein MRFTQGLVNGKKTTVFVINDEFYVPDFEGIECVLEDSKNVVKAFDLFKNVKSYRKVKLSKFLPAIFPNKVFLPAVNFRSHSKESSIEPPKQPYFFMKGNNSIIAHGDSIIIPRGVRKVDYEGEIGIIIGKRGKYIKKEEAMDYVFGFTIINDVSFRDYQFPEIHPYGLNWVMGKSLDTGLPIGPWVVSKDEITFPLEIITRVNGKIVQKGSTEDMIFSIEELISYLSNGITLEPGDIITTGTPAGVAEFGNKEYLKPGDVVEVEVPGIGILRNEIKNEF
- a CDS encoding helix-turn-helix domain-containing protein, with the translated sequence MEEDLKNKKESIKCCYRLSETDVECLFKLIELNKPITSIELAQIMGFSKTTAETSLKRLMDVGLVNRIKIEEKKIGRPKFVYSVINNIWGKISEDLKQCAKKILSAAS